A single Argentina anserina chromosome 7, drPotAnse1.1, whole genome shotgun sequence DNA region contains:
- the LOC126802410 gene encoding 40S ribosomal protein S23, which yields MGKTRGMGAARKLKDHRRRQRWADKSYKKSHLGNEWKKPFAGSSHAKGIVLEKIGIEAKQPNSAIRKCARVQLIKNGKKIAAFVPNDGCLNYIEENDEVLIAGFGRKGHAVGDIPGVRFKVVKVSGVSLLALFKEKKEKPRS from the exons ATGGG GAAGACGCGTGGAATGGGAGCAGCTCGCAAGCTGAAGGACCACCGTAGAAGGCAAAGGTGGGCCGACAAGTCGTACAAGAAGTCACATCTTGGAAACGAGTGGAAGAAGCCATTTGCTGGTTCTTCCCATGCTAAAGGCATTGTTCTTGAGAAAAT TGGTATTGAAGCCAAGCAGCCTAACTCCGCCATTAGAAAGTGTGCCAGAGTCCAGCTTATCAAGAACGGGAAGAAGATTGCCGCCTTTGTGCCCAATGATGGTTGCTTGAACTACATTGAGGAGAAT GACGAGGTGTTGATTGCTGGGTTCGGACGTAAGGGTCATGCTGTTGGTGATATTCCCGGAGTCAGGTTCAAGGTTGTGAAGGTCTCAGGAGTGTCACTCCTGGCCCTTttcaaggagaagaaggagaagccaAGGTCTTAA
- the LOC126802411 gene encoding uncharacterized protein LOC126802411, whose protein sequence is MALLLVSFILALALISTSPAFAVAPKPLEGLLANGNFEEPPHPSSLKKTVLIGKNPLPKWEINGFVEYISGGPQPGGMFFAVAHGDHAVRLGNEASISQTIKVKPGSLYALTFAASRTCAQEEVLRVSVPPQAGDLPLQTLYSSNGGDTYAWGFIAKSNTVKVTFHNPGIQEDPACGPLLDAVAIKELAPALPTRGNLVRNPGFEEAPHRLFNSSHGVLLPPKQLDETSPLPGWIIESLKAVKFIDAKHFNVPFGKGAVELVAGRESAIAQVLRTVPNKLYSLSFTIGDARNGCHGSMMVEAFAGKDTLKVPFKSQGKGGFKNASFKFKAISFRTRITFYSSFYHTRTDDYGALCGPILDEVKVSPIA, encoded by the exons ATGGCTCTGCTACTAGTCTCTTTCATACTTGCTCTCGCCCTCATTTCCACTAGTCCTGCCTTTGCTGTTGCACCTAAGCCTCTTGAAG GACTTTTGGCCAatggaaattttgaagaaCCACCACACCCAAGCAGCCTCAAGAAAACAGTACTCATAGGCAAAAATCCACTGCCCAAATGGGAAATCAATGGCTTTGTGGAGTACATCTCCGGCGGGCCTCAACCGGGCGGCATGTTCTTTGCTGTAGCTCATGGTGACCATGCAGTTAGGCTTGGTAATGAGGCGTCAATCTCTCAGACCATAAAGGTCAAACCAGGGTCACTATATGCCCTAACATTCGCGGCATCGAGAACTTGTGCACAAGAAGAGGTTTTGAGGGTATCAGTGCCTCCTCAGGCAGGAGACCTTCCTTTGCAGACTCTATACAGCAGTAATGGAGGCGATACCTATGCTTGGGGATTCATAGCCAAATCTAACACTGTTAAAGTGACTTTCCACAATCCTGGAATTCAAGAAGACCCTGCTTGTGGTCCACTCTTGGATGCAGTTGCTATCAAGGAGCTTGCCCCTGCACTACCCACCAGAG GTAATCTGGTCAGAAATCCTGGGTTTGAGGAGGCACCCCATAGATTATTTAACTCTTCCCATGGTGTACTCCTTCCTCCAAAACAACTAGATGAAACATCCCCACTTCCTGGCTGGATCATCGAGTCCCTCAAAGCCGTAAAGTTCATCGATGCCAAGCACTTTAATGTCCCATTTGGAAAGGGTGCAGTTGAGCTTGTTGCTGGGAGAGAAAGTGCCATCGCCCAGGTTCTTAGAACAGTTCCCAACAAGCTCTACAGTCTCTCATTCACCATCGGTGATGCCAGGAATGGCTGCCATGGATCAATGATGGTTGAAGCATTTGCAGGGAAGGACACTTTGAAAGTTCCTTTCAAGTCACAAGGAAAAGGCGGTTTCAAGAATGCTAGTTTCAAGTTCAAAGCAATTTCATTCAGGACCAGGATTACATTCTACAGTTCTTTCTACCACACCAGGACTGATGACTATGGTGCTCTTTGCGGACCCATCCTAGATGAAGTTAAGGTTTCCCCTATTGCCTAG
- the LOC126804102 gene encoding DNA topoisomerase 2, whose translation MVVEKKRPLQSSNNSNTAPPMAAGAGKTIEEMYQKKSQLEHILLRPDTYIGSIEKHTQTLWVLDNDEMVQRAVAYVPGLYKIFDEILVNAADNKQRDPSMDALKVTIDVEENCISVYNNGDGVPVEIHQEEKVYVPELIFGHLLTSSNYDDTVKKTTGGRNGYGAKLTNIFSTEFVIETADGKRQKKYKQVFTNNMGKKSEPVITKCKESENWTRVTYKPDLSKFNMTYLEEDVVALMKKRVIDMAGCLGKTVKVELNGKRVPVKSFLDYVDLYLQSAGKSKDTKLPRMTEKVNDRWEICVSLSDGQFQQVSFVNSIATIKGGTHVDYVTNQITNHVMNVVNKKNKNANLKAHNVKNYLWVFVNALIDNPAFDSQTKETLTIRPSSFGSKCELPQEFLKKVAKSGVVESLLSWANFKQNKDLKKTDGTKTERLHNINKLEDANLAGGRNSEKCTLILTEGDSAKALAMAGLAVVGRDHYGVFPLKGKMLNVREASATQVRDNEEIKNIKKILGLQQDKEYTNIKSLRYGHLMIMTDQDHDGSHIKGLLINFIHSFWPSLLKVPSFLVEFITPIVKATQKNGKELAFYSMPEYEAWRESLRGNASGWTIKYYKGLGTSTSKEGRDYFQNLDLHKKDFVWIDERDGEAIELAFSKKKIEERKNWLRQFEPGTHLDQKEKLVKYSDFVHKELIQFSMADLQRSIPSMVDGLKPGQRKILFCSFKRNFVKEAKVAQFSGYVSEHSAYHHGEQSLASTIIGMAQDYVGSNNINLLQPNGQFGTRNLGGKDHASARYIYTRLSPITRFLFSKDDDRLLDYLNEDGQSIEPTWYVPVIPTVLVNGSEGIGTGWSSYIPNYNPRDIIANVRRLLNGDEMVPMDPWYRGFTGYIEKTVKEAGMSYTVCGIVEEVNETTLRISELPIRRWTQDYKEFLESISQGNDKAKDPFIEGFTQHSDHSTVEILVHLPEENLMAARKEGLLKKFRLTTSIGTTNMHLFDPKGVIKKYDTPEQILEEFYHLRLEFYEKRKKVLLDNLELELLKLENKVRFILGVVNGEIIVSNRKRADLFLELQQKGFTPFPKKTKSVEPEVAGATEDTEETEENSEAVIGNGVRISDYEYLISMAIGTLTIERVQALLADRDKVNEQVLELRGSTPKSLWLKDLDALDVELNELEKSEALADEAKRKSRNNQVRNAPAAKVSKPAPKPRKNAKKVNNAEALAESRETSLSSVMEIEKPPEVVKCRGAAAGSKKAPSNKQAKSTVVLSDDDDDEEMLDLKDRLAAYNLDSSPDKETEVLVKAAQKKAASKKATRTDDDDSDDDFEVEIAAAPVAGKKGGRKPAGAAKAAAAAKPPVAAKKRGAAAKKESQTSSSSGQKLLTDMLKPAAESSGVSPDPKVRKMRESPFNKKSGSVLSRVNLEDEMNGSEEKMEAPVAAGRARPQRAAARNRKMILMSDSEEDANDSDESEVEEIESDDSE comes from the exons ATGGTGGTGGAGAAGAAGCGCCCCCTCCAGAGCAGCAACAACTCCAACACAGCGCCGCCCATGGCCGCCGGCGCCGGCAAGACGATCGAGGAGATGTACCAGAAGAAGAGCCAGCTGGAGCACATCTTGCTCCGGCCCGATACCTACATCGGATCCATAGAGAAGCACACCCAAACTCTGTGGGTCTTGGACAACGACGAGATGGTCCAACGCGCCGTCGCCTACGTCCCGGGGCTGTACAAGATCTTCGACGAGATTCTGGTCAACGCCGCCGACAACAAGCAGCGAGATCCGTCCATGGACGCGCTCAAGGTCACCATCGACGTCGAGGAGAATTGTATCAGTGTGTATAACAACGGCGACGGAGTCCCGGTGGAGATTCACCAGGAGGAGAAGGTCTATGTGCCGGAGCTGATCTTCGGTCATCTGTTGACGAGTAGTAACTACGACGACACTGTGAAGAAGACGACCGGTGGACGGAATGGTTATGGTGCTAAGCTCACTAATATATTCTCCACTGAATTCGTCATCGAAACCGCCGACGGCAAGCGCCAGAAAAAGTACAAGCAG GTGTTTACAAACAACATGGGGAAGAAGTCTGAACCTGTCATCACTAAATGCAAAGAGAGTGAGAACTGGACCAGGGTGACATATAAGCCCGACTTGAGTAAATTCAACATGACATATCTGGAAGAAGATGTGGTTGCATTGATGAAAAAGCGAGTGATTGACATGGCAGGATGCCTGGGAAAGACTGTGAAGGTTGAGTTGAATGGAAAGAGGGTCCCTGTAAAGTCGTTTCTTGATTACGTTGATCTCTACTTGCAATCTGCTGGCAAATCTAAGGATACTAAACTTCCAAG GATGACTGAGAAGGTCAATGATAGGTGGGAGATTTGTGTGAGTCTCAGTGACGGGCAGTTTCAACAG GTCAGCTTTGTTAATAGCATTGCTACAATCAAGGGGGGAACTCATGTCGATTATGTCACAAACCAGATCACCAATCATGTGATGAATGTTGTAaataagaagaacaagaacgcCAACCTCAAGGCTCATAATGTGAAGAATTATCTTTGGGTCTTTGTCAATGCTCTTATTGACAACCCTGCCTTTGATTCCCAAACAAAGGAAACTTTGACGATTCGCCCAAGCAGTTTTGGGTCTAAATGTGAACTACCACAAGAGTTTCTAAAGAAAG TTGCAAAGTCTGGGGTTGTGGAAAGTCTTCTCTCTTGGGCAAATTTTAAACAGAACAAAGATCTGAAGAAAACTGATGGAACGAAAACGGAGAGGCTCCATAACATCAACAAGCTGGAGGATGCCAACTTAGCAGGAGGAAGGAACTCTGAAAAGTGTACCTTGATATTAACTGAAGGAGATTCTGCTAAGGCTCTTGCT atGGCGGGGCTTGCTGTTGTTGGCCGGGACCATTATGGAGTTTTCCCATTGAAAGGTAAAATGCTTAACGTAAGGGAAGCCAGCGCAACTCAAGTCAGGGATAATGAAGAAATCAAGAATATTAAGAAGATTCTTGGTCTTCAACAAGATAAAGAATATACCAACATCAAATCTTTAAGATATGGACATCTGATGATCATGACTGATCAG GATCACGATGGCTCCCACATAAAAGGGCTGCTGatcaatttcattcattcCTTCTGGCCCTCTCTGCTGAAAGTTCCATCATTTTTGGTTGAGTTTATAACACCTATTGTTAAG GCAACTCAGAAGAATGGGAAAGAACTTGCATTCTATTCAATGCCTGAATATGAAGCTTGGAGGGAAAGTTTGAGGGGCAATGCAAGTGGCTGGACCATTAAATACTATAAG gGGCTGGGAACAAGTACATCAAAAGAAGGTAGGGACTACTTTCAGAATCTTGATTTGCACAAGAAAGATTTTGTTTGGATAGATGAACGGGATGGGGAGGCAATTGAACTTGCATTTAGTAAGAAGAAGATAGAAGAGAGGAAGAATTGGCTTCGGCAGTTTGAG CCTGGTACTCATCTTGATCAGAAGGAAAAACTTGTAAAGTACAGTGACTTTGTTCACAAGGAGCTTATACAGTTTTCCATGGCTGATCTGCAAAGGTCAATACCATCGATGGTTGATGGATTGAAACCAGGTCAAAGAAAGATACTATTCTGTTCTTTTAAGAGGAACTTTGTCAAGGAAGCAAAAGTTGCCCAGTTCTCTGGTTATGTGTCTGAGCATTCTGCCTACCACCACGGTGAGCAAAGTCTTGCCAGTACAATCATTGGGATGGCACAAGATTATGTGGGCAGTAATAACATTAATCTCCTTCAACCAAATGGTCAATTCGGGACCCGTAACTTG GGAGGCAAAGACCATGCCAGTGCccgttatatatatactcgGCTTTCTCCTATTACAAGGTTTCTGTTTTCAAAGGATGATGATAGACTTCTTGACTACTTGAATGAAGATGGACAATCAATAGAGCCAACTTG GTACGTGCCAGTTATTCCAACGGTTCTGGTAAATGGTAGTGAAGGAATCGGGACAGGGTGGAGCTCTTACATCCCTAATTATAATCCAAGAGACATCATTGCAAATGTTAGGCGGTTGCTCAATGGTGATGAAATGGTGCCAATGGATCCATGGTATAGAGGCTTTACTGGATATATTGAGAAAACTGTCAAAGAAGCTGGTATGAGCTACACAGTATGTGGGATTGTTGAGGAAGTCAACGAGACAACACTCAGGATTTCGGAGCTACCAATTCGTAGGTGGACTCAAGACTACAAGGAATTTCTGGAGTCTATCTCTCAAGGGAATGACAAGGCCAAGGATCCTTTCATCGAG GGTTTCACACAGCATAGTGATCACAGTACTGTCGAAATTCTAGTCCACTTGCCTGAGGAAAATTTGATGGCAGCCAGAAAAGAGGGTTTGCTGAAAAAGTTTAGACTGACCACTAGCATAGGCACAACGAACATGCACCTGTTTGATCCAAAGGGTGTAATCAAGAAATATGACACTCCAGAACAAA TTCTTGAGGAATTTTATCACCTAAGACTTGAGTTTTATGAGAAAAGAAAG AAAGTGTTGTTGGATAACCTTGAGTTGGAGTTGTTGAAATTGGAAAACAAGGTTAGATTCATACTTGGTGTTGTGAATGGAGAGATAATTGTGAGCAACAGGAAGAGAGCTGATCTATTCCTTGAGCTCCAACAGAAAGGTTTCACTCCTTTCCCAAAGAAAACTAAGTCTGTGGAGCCAGAGGTTGCTGGGGCAACTGAAGATACAGAAGAAACAGAAGAGAACTCAGAGGCTGTCATTGGTAATGGAGTACGAATCAGCGATTATGAGTATCTAATATCCATGGCAATTGGAACCTTAACCATTGAGAGGGTTCAAGCATTATTGGCTGATAGGGATAAAGTCAATGAGCAGGTTCTCGAATTGAGAGGCTCCACTCCAAAGTCATTGTGGTTGAAGGATCTCGATGCTCTTGATGTGGAACTAAAT GAACTGGAGAAAAGCGAGGCTCTGGCAGATGAAGCAAAAAGGAAATCAAGAAACAACCAAGTCAGGAATGCGCCTGCTGCCAAGGTTTCCAAACCAGCACCTAAACCACGAAAGAACGCTAAGAAGGTTAACAATGCAGAAGCTCTTGCAGAAAGTAGGGAAACGTCTTTGAGCTCTGTGATGGAAATTG AGAAACCTCCTGAGGTGGTGAAATGTAGAGGTGCAGCAGCAGGTTCGAAGAAAGCTCCTTCTAATAAG CAAGCAAAATCCACAGTTGTGTTGTCTGATGACGATGACGATGAAGAAATGCTTGATTTGAAGGATCGACTCGCTGCCTATAATCTTGATTCATCTCCAG ATAAGGAGACTGAAGTGCTGGTAAAAGCAGCACAGAAGAAAGCAGCTAGCAAAAAGGCCACACGAACTGATGACGATGATAGTGATGACGATTTTGAGGTGGAGATAGCAGCTGCCCCAGTAGCAGGAAAGAAGGGAGGCAGAAAGCCTGCTGGAGCTGCAAAGGCTGCAGCAGCGGCTAAGCCCCCTGTGGCAGCCAAGAAGCGAGGTGCAGCGGCTAAGAAGGAATCTCaaacatcatcatcttcaggCCAGAAGCTCTTGACCGATATGTTGAAGCCTGCTGCTGAGAGTTCTGGGGTTTCACCTGACCCTAAAGTGAGGAAGATGAGGGAATCTCCATTCAACAAGAAGAGTGGTTCTGTGTTGAGCAGAGTTAATCTGGAAGACGAGATGAATGGGAGCGAAGAGAAAATGGAAGCTCCAGTAGCCGCTGGAAGAGCTAGACCACAGAGGGCTGCTGCTCGTAACAGGAAAATGATTCTGATGAGCGACTCTGAGGAGGATGCAAATGACAGTGATGAGTCTGAGGTGGAGGAAATCGAGTCTGATGATTCTGAGTAA
- the LOC126802386 gene encoding nifU-like protein 2, chloroplastic codes for MNAILQNPPSYYMARQALQQPSWSLLSGGSLVSFTRGHNLVVRQTSRLRLPSTSRNLVVKAVATPNSALELPLTAENVESVLDEVRPYLISDGGNVALHEIDGNIVRLKLQGACGSCPSSVMTMKMGIERRLMEKIPEIVAVEPVPDEETGLELNAENIEKVLEEIRPYLVGAAGGSLELVAIDEPIVKIRITGPAAGVMTVRVAVTQKLREKIPTIAAVQLL; via the exons ATGAACGCTATTCTTCAAAATCCACCATCGTACTACATGGCCCGACAGGCACTTCAGCAACCG AGTTGGAGCTTATTATCAGGAGGCTCCCTTGTTTCATTCACTAGAGGGCATAATTTGGTGGTGCGGCAGACATCACGGCTTCGATTACCTTCAACTTCACGCAATCTAG TTGTGAAGGCAGTTGCTACTCCAAATTCAGCTCTGGAATTACCACTGACTGCAGAAAATGTGGAAAGTGTATTGGATGAAGTCCGGCCATATCTCATTTCTGATGGGGGGAATGTGGCATTACATGAGATTGATGGTAATATAGTGCGGTTAAAGCTACAAGGAGCATGTGGGTCGTGTCCAAGCTCTGTCATGACAATGAAAATGGGTATTGAGCGTCGTTTAATGGAAAAGATCCCTGAAATAGTTGCTGTGGAACCAGTTCCAGATGAAGAAACAGGCCTTGAGCTGAATGCAGAAAACATAGAgaag GTACTTGAAGAAATTAGACCCTACTTAGTTGGGGCAGCAGGTGGTTCTCTAGAACTTGTTGCAATCGATGAGCCTATAGTCAAAATCCGGATAACAGGCCCTGCTGCTGGAGTGATGACTGTTAGAGTTGCTGTCACACAGAAATTGCGTGAAAAAATCCCTACCATTGCAGCAGTTCAACTACTGTAA
- the LOC126802174 gene encoding cytochrome b5 domain-containing protein RLF, whose amino-acid sequence MDSDNDFTFCQVGSSGNQDGIDTKKLALDIDAITIEDELSSGTISNPISGSVWKGGVPRGAISGKQETVGSLSVTVIDASSTNEYSQFPKKAPSRDGAKSAKPATRAKVPFEKGYSQMDWLKLTRTHPDLAGLKGQSNKRLISMNEVKQNQKGDSMWTVLKGRVYNLSPYMRFHPGGVDILKKAVGKDCTSLFNKYHAWVNADFLLEKCLVGTLDDGQGQQNSSI is encoded by the exons ATGGACAGCGATAACGATTTTACTTTTTGCCAG GTTGGCTCATCTGGAAACCAGGATGGTATCGATACGAAGAAGCTTGCTTTAGATATAGATGCTATTACGATAGAAGATGAGTTGTCGAGTGGCACCATTAGCAATCCGATTAGTGGTTCAGTGTGGAAAGGTGGAGTGCCAAGGGGTGCCATCTCCGGAAAACAGGAGACAGTTGGATCTTTGTCTGTTACTGTTATTGATGCTTCATCCACGAACGAATACTCTCAATTTCCCAAAAAAGCACCATCAAGGGATGGTGCGAAGTCAGCAAAGCCTGCCACTCGTGCCAAGGTTCCTTTTGAGAAGGGGTATAGCCAAATGGATTGGCTCAAGCTTACTCGGACGCATCCCGACCTTGCAG GTTTGAAGGGACAGTCAAATAAGAGGCTTATTTCCATGAATGAAGTTAAGCAAAACCAGAAAGGGGATTCTATGTGGACTGTTCTAAAAGGCCGTGTGTATAATTTATCTCCATACATGAGATTTCACCCTGGAG GTGTTGATATTCTAAAGAAGGCTGTGGGGAAAGACTGCACATCTTTATTCA ATAAATACCATGCTTGGGTGAATGCTGATTTTTTACTTGAGAAGTGTCTCGTGGGTACTTTAGATGATGGGCAAGGGCAGCAAAACTCCAGCATATAG